From Candidatus Pedobacter colombiensis, one genomic window encodes:
- a CDS encoding formylglycine-generating enzyme family protein, producing the protein MKTIKYLILMTTIMVVFLQCKKSDKAVNTEDCSSLSNVNVAPLADPSTVIPSADWLTVTGATFTMGTFSSTRDDLKKSFMPDELPAHDVTVNSFKISKYQVTMGQYLKFCDATGWPRPVEPTFKWGKTADSLARPIVNVSWYDANAFAKWVGARLPTEAEWEFAARGGSYMPTAKLDTFYLSGGPYAYSSAIEKRATIGLNELAWYKDNAGTTGPQKVGTKESGAVIKNDNAALYTTINGVKVYNNGTADNRLGTFDMIGNVWEWCSDWYGKDYYQNSVKDNPLGPVSGSTRVIRGQAWNTFKEYCRIANRGSFSPCSKYEYVGFRLVKDN; encoded by the coding sequence ATGAAAACGATAAAATATTTAATACTCATGACGACCATAATGGTAGTCTTTCTGCAATGTAAAAAAAGCGACAAAGCGGTTAATACAGAAGATTGTAGTTCGCTGTCAAACGTCAATGTTGCACCACTTGCAGATCCATCAACAGTTATTCCAAGCGCTGATTGGTTGACGGTGACTGGGGCAACTTTCACCATGGGAACCTTTTCATCAACCAGAGACGATCTTAAGAAGTCGTTTATGCCCGACGAACTACCGGCCCATGATGTTACTGTAAACAGCTTTAAGATCAGTAAATATCAGGTAACCATGGGACAGTATTTAAAGTTCTGTGATGCTACAGGATGGCCTAGACCTGTAGAGCCCACATTTAAATGGGGCAAAACAGCAGATAGTTTGGCCAGACCCATCGTTAACGTTTCATGGTACGATGCAAATGCTTTTGCCAAGTGGGTAGGTGCACGTCTGCCAACAGAAGCCGAATGGGAATTTGCGGCTCGCGGAGGTTCCTATATGCCAACTGCAAAATTAGATACATTTTATCTGAGTGGAGGACCTTATGCATATTCTTCAGCAATAGAAAAAAGAGCAACTATAGGACTTAATGAGTTAGCGTGGTATAAAGATAACGCCGGTACTACCGGGCCTCAGAAAGTGGGGACCAAAGAGTCCGGGGCTGTTATAAAAAATGACAATGCAGCATTATATACCACAATTAATGGTGTAAAAGTCTATAATAACGGAACAGCAGATAACCGTCTGGGTACGTTTGATATGATCGGTAATGTTTGGGAATGGTGCAGTGATTGGTATGGTAAAGATTATTATCAAAACTCAGTAAAGGATAACCCACTTGGTCCGGTGAGCGGTTCCACACGTGTAATACGCGGACAGGCCTGGAATACCTTTAAAGAATACTGCCGAATTGCAAACAGAGGTAGTTTTTCTCCATGCAGTAAGTACGAATACGTAGGCTTTAGATTGGTAAAAGACAATTAA
- a CDS encoding glycoside hydrolase, translated as MSIKKHFFYFIAISLMAPLWIRAAEPHFVPPMVLNGKWQMGFSRNYTATVDVPGIAADPAQMNTEKLWYKRRVVLPQGDWKYATLELKGARFMPEVYVNGVKVSAENGGMAPTFHLLKSGDVKPGNTLTLEVALQSLKNVPVTDASFIPPADQWRSNVSSCLWDDVVLHFHNSKRIDRIIPFINYERKKAAIHFDLTDFKDKKKSNLAKVSVLDEDNKVLISKVVSISGQKDSILFNFSGILKSWSPDEPNLYRLKLTVLEDGKISDQQIIPFGVKSFSIKDKQFYLNNSPAKLRGGTVVWHRWVRSAEGTELGFDTLWFKKNIVQRLKDHGANYLRFHLGKPPERLLDLCDKYGLMVQYEWSFFHGMPASKESLLEQYKNWLDVAMRHPSVVLIHPYNETEGTQLETVWDALGTLLKDYPALVMEERDVIHVHKYWWSLFENLGLYYDHANQFEKAIIVDEFGGNYLDEKGALGGYKALKESCLRFLGRENTVSERLSFHAASHAKVAEYWRRIGAAGFAPFCMLSSWEDGNTWFMEKLKDGKPKPVWNELTAAFSPQSVSLELWDKNFSPSQMVNVPVYFFNDQKDAAELSAQISIEDQQGIVYHKIIKEKVLPYSKKVVNVTLNMPVNPGNYQVKASLLQLPKGVKYPVVSRWPIQVYQVSVPAGLKNVKVWLPQGESELQAFLKKLNIQTLESKATESADLIIASLESWKKIANGDQQLKNTFQKAIESGTSIVLLDVGDRQLGQGYPSKTGELGPLQGVVRITDPKVNSYSLFKGISLKFTEAAEPESHIHPDRDNNMLWEKIPKEYTRIWNGLRGGLIVPAADMEFHGLSASAFITQWLSRGADEKQIITGPYYAYELQGFYEFSSKANDLELQKKLKARVQFLVDDAPALAGAINLQTPIAITDLNKNYLDSKNGTAERFIPLSNAGKNLTRVPIALIGFGEGKGKLIVSQLLTAGRLVAGFGEKGLYGLRKDDVAAQMVLNMMNQVLNKEPREIKN; from the coding sequence ATGAGTATCAAAAAGCACTTTTTTTATTTCATAGCGATTAGCTTAATGGCTCCATTATGGATAAGGGCAGCCGAACCCCATTTTGTTCCGCCCATGGTACTTAATGGCAAATGGCAAATGGGTTTTTCCAGAAATTACACAGCTACAGTTGATGTACCAGGTATTGCTGCCGATCCTGCTCAAATGAATACTGAAAAGCTATGGTATAAGCGAAGAGTTGTCCTGCCACAAGGAGATTGGAAATATGCAACACTCGAATTGAAGGGAGCTAGATTTATGCCGGAGGTATATGTAAATGGTGTGAAGGTGAGCGCTGAAAATGGTGGAATGGCGCCGACTTTTCATTTATTGAAAAGTGGAGATGTTAAGCCCGGAAATACCCTTACTTTAGAAGTTGCCTTACAATCACTTAAAAATGTTCCGGTTACCGATGCTTCATTTATCCCGCCTGCCGACCAATGGCGATCTAATGTCTCCTCATGTCTTTGGGATGATGTGGTATTGCATTTTCACAATAGTAAACGGATAGATCGCATTATTCCCTTTATTAATTATGAAAGGAAAAAAGCAGCCATACATTTTGACCTCACAGATTTTAAAGACAAGAAAAAGTCAAACTTAGCTAAAGTATCAGTATTAGATGAGGATAATAAAGTCTTGATAAGTAAAGTTGTAAGTATATCTGGTCAAAAAGATTCCATCCTTTTTAATTTTTCCGGTATTTTGAAAAGTTGGTCGCCGGATGAACCTAATTTATACCGGTTGAAATTGACGGTCTTAGAAGACGGTAAAATATCAGATCAGCAGATCATTCCTTTTGGTGTCAAATCATTCTCAATTAAGGATAAGCAGTTTTATCTGAATAATTCGCCCGCTAAATTGAGAGGTGGAACTGTCGTTTGGCATCGTTGGGTAAGATCGGCTGAAGGAACTGAACTTGGTTTTGACACCCTTTGGTTCAAGAAAAATATTGTACAAAGATTAAAAGATCACGGTGCAAATTATTTGCGCTTCCACCTTGGTAAACCTCCGGAACGCTTATTGGATTTATGCGATAAATATGGCTTGATGGTTCAATATGAATGGAGTTTTTTCCATGGTATGCCTGCGAGCAAGGAAAGTTTGTTGGAGCAATATAAAAACTGGTTAGATGTGGCAATGCGCCATCCTTCAGTAGTCTTGATACACCCATATAATGAAACAGAAGGCACACAACTGGAGACAGTATGGGATGCGCTGGGCACGCTCTTAAAAGATTACCCTGCATTGGTCATGGAAGAAAGAGATGTGATTCATGTCCATAAGTATTGGTGGAGCTTATTTGAAAATTTGGGCCTGTACTACGACCATGCCAATCAGTTTGAAAAAGCAATTATAGTAGACGAATTTGGGGGCAATTATCTGGATGAAAAAGGTGCACTTGGGGGATACAAAGCCTTAAAGGAAAGCTGCCTAAGGTTTTTAGGAAGGGAGAACACAGTTTCAGAGCGATTAAGTTTTCATGCAGCTTCACATGCTAAAGTCGCAGAATACTGGCGCCGTATAGGTGCTGCCGGATTTGCTCCTTTTTGTATGCTGAGTAGCTGGGAAGATGGAAATACCTGGTTTATGGAAAAACTAAAGGATGGAAAACCGAAACCAGTTTGGAATGAATTAACGGCTGCATTTTCTCCTCAATCTGTGAGCCTGGAACTTTGGGATAAAAACTTTAGTCCTTCACAAATGGTAAATGTTCCGGTGTATTTTTTTAATGATCAGAAAGATGCTGCTGAACTATCTGCGCAAATTAGTATCGAAGATCAGCAGGGGATAGTATACCATAAAATCATAAAGGAAAAAGTATTGCCATATTCCAAAAAGGTAGTAAATGTTACACTTAACATGCCGGTAAATCCAGGGAATTATCAGGTAAAGGCTTCATTACTTCAGCTACCTAAAGGAGTTAAATATCCGGTAGTCTCAAGATGGCCTATTCAAGTTTACCAGGTATCAGTTCCAGCTGGATTGAAGAATGTGAAAGTATGGCTTCCTCAAGGTGAATCTGAGCTTCAGGCCTTTCTAAAAAAGCTCAACATTCAAACTTTGGAATCCAAGGCTACAGAATCGGCCGACCTTATTATTGCATCTCTGGAAAGTTGGAAAAAGATTGCTAATGGTGATCAACAGCTGAAAAATACATTTCAAAAGGCTATTGAAAGTGGGACTTCAATTGTATTGTTGGATGTAGGAGATAGACAATTGGGACAAGGATATCCTTCAAAAACTGGCGAATTAGGTCCATTACAGGGTGTGGTAAGAATTACAGACCCTAAAGTGAACTCTTATTCCTTATTTAAAGGAATCTCGCTTAAGTTCACCGAGGCTGCAGAACCCGAAAGCCATATACACCCGGATAGAGACAACAATATGTTGTGGGAAAAGATTCCAAAAGAATATACCCGCATATGGAATGGTTTAAGAGGGGGATTAATTGTACCCGCTGCAGATATGGAGTTTCATGGTTTGAGTGCTAGTGCTTTCATTACGCAATGGCTAAGTAGGGGTGCTGATGAAAAGCAAATTATCACTGGACCATATTACGCCTATGAATTGCAGGGCTTTTATGAGTTTTCATCAAAAGCGAATGATCTGGAGCTGCAAAAGAAACTAAAAGCCCGGGTTCAATTTTTGGTTGATGACGCACCAGCATTGGCAGGAGCTATCAATTTACAAACACCCATTGCAATAACTGATTTGAATAAAAATTACCTGGATTCTAAAAATGGAACTGCAGAGCGCTTTATTCCATTGTCAAATGCCGGCAAGAACCTTACCCGCGTGCCAATAGCATTAATTGGTTTTGGAGAGGGAAAAGGGAAATTGATTGTATCACAATTGCTTACAGCTGGTAGACTGGTAGCCGGATTTGGCGAAAAGGGATTGTATGGACTTAGGAAAGATGATGTTGCGGCGCAAATGGTGCTAAATATGATGAACCAGGTTTTAAATAAAGAACCGAGAGAAATAAAGAATTGA
- a CDS encoding glycosyl hydrolase family 28 protein gives MKRLIFGIFFLSLILDVRADTRLISKLDLWDVWTYNYNASHWIEQANLKPGVQMYGEVQRISLMQVPKYLQGADWIQTAYGSKSFSGNVLATFKLLGDAEVYIAHSQNIHLKPSWLKAYESTNTQIESSTKEKFSLYKRTFHKGEVINLGPNGATGNSMYLVIVKGIGKAPTQAAIQGKVFDVLKYQAKGDNKTINTVAIQQAIDDCSTAGGGSVLIHGGIFVTGTLELKDQVTLFVQAGSILRASANKSDYPEKKCSFRYFRANEHFQLIYAEKKNNIGITGGGIIDGFSHGDGWPWAGKSNEFERPRLIRMVECSNVKINDISLIRSANWTQLYEGCDHIAINDVRVRAYTGQHNEDGIDISSCNDVKIKNFYAIAGDDVICFKAMSQKPTENVTIDQVTARYANCHAVKIGTETHGAVRNIHVKNVVANARYGIAIESVDGSDIDHVTYENFLLTNCSTPLFIRLGDRGRTYEGGPLKAPVGSMQNIVIRNVKNTDIGYVEARNGPGVGSAIGGLPDKKIKNLLIENCDFLYYGTVQDTAYVYQDVPENRDKYPEFNIYGTCPAYGLYARHVDNLILKNVKISAKNLDVRPAIVLDDVAHYVLHDLNCEQFPMTVPSVIWHKQVGILKSNTSN, from the coding sequence ATGAAGCGACTTATTTTTGGAATATTTTTTTTATCCCTTATACTGGATGTGCGTGCTGATACCCGATTGATTAGCAAGCTGGATTTGTGGGATGTTTGGACCTATAATTACAATGCCTCTCATTGGATAGAGCAGGCTAACCTTAAGCCGGGTGTGCAGATGTATGGTGAGGTGCAGCGTATTAGCCTTATGCAGGTGCCAAAATACTTGCAAGGAGCCGATTGGATCCAGACTGCCTATGGTTCTAAAAGTTTTTCCGGCAATGTATTGGCAACCTTTAAATTGTTGGGAGATGCCGAAGTATACATTGCACACAGCCAAAATATACACTTGAAACCTTCCTGGTTAAAAGCTTATGAAAGTACAAACACACAGATTGAAAGTTCGACAAAAGAGAAGTTTAGTCTATACAAACGTACCTTTCACAAAGGAGAGGTGATTAACTTAGGGCCAAACGGTGCAACAGGTAATTCTATGTACCTGGTTATTGTTAAAGGGATAGGAAAGGCTCCTACGCAGGCTGCAATTCAGGGTAAAGTTTTTGATGTACTAAAATATCAGGCAAAAGGAGACAATAAAACCATTAACACGGTTGCTATTCAGCAAGCTATTGATGATTGCTCCACAGCAGGTGGAGGTTCAGTACTTATTCACGGTGGTATTTTTGTCACCGGTACTTTGGAACTTAAAGATCAGGTGACCTTATTTGTACAAGCTGGGAGTATTTTAAGGGCCTCGGCAAACAAGTCAGACTATCCAGAAAAGAAATGTAGCTTCAGGTATTTTCGGGCAAATGAGCATTTCCAGCTTATATATGCCGAAAAGAAAAACAATATCGGAATTACTGGCGGCGGCATCATTGATGGCTTCTCGCATGGTGATGGCTGGCCTTGGGCAGGAAAATCCAATGAATTTGAAAGGCCAAGGCTAATCAGAATGGTCGAATGCAGCAATGTCAAAATAAATGACATCAGCTTAATTAGAAGTGCAAACTGGACACAACTATATGAAGGTTGTGATCATATTGCCATTAACGACGTCCGGGTAAGGGCTTATACCGGTCAGCATAATGAAGATGGTATTGACATCAGCAGTTGTAATGACGTAAAGATTAAAAACTTTTATGCCATTGCTGGCGATGATGTCATTTGTTTCAAAGCAATGTCGCAAAAACCTACTGAAAATGTGACTATAGACCAGGTAACCGCACGTTATGCAAATTGTCATGCTGTGAAAATAGGAACTGAAACACATGGAGCCGTCAGGAATATACACGTTAAAAATGTAGTCGCAAATGCACGATATGGTATTGCTATAGAGTCTGTTGATGGGTCTGACATAGATCATGTGACTTACGAAAACTTCTTGCTCACCAACTGTTCAACCCCATTGTTCATTCGTTTAGGAGATCGCGGAAGAACTTATGAAGGCGGCCCTTTAAAAGCACCTGTAGGCTCCATGCAAAATATTGTCATCCGTAATGTGAAAAATACAGATATAGGGTATGTAGAGGCACGAAATGGGCCGGGAGTAGGTTCTGCAATAGGTGGACTGCCCGACAAAAAAATTAAAAATTTATTAATTGAAAATTGTGATTTTCTGTACTATGGGACTGTTCAGGATACCGCTTATGTATACCAGGATGTACCGGAAAATAGAGATAAATACCCCGAATTTAATATTTATGGAACTTGTCCTGCCTATGGTTTATATGCAAGACATGTCGATAACTTAATCCTTAAAAATGTAAAAATTAGTGCTAAAAACTTAGACGTAAGGCCTGCAATTGTATTGGACGACGTAGCACATTATGTGCTGCATGATCTGAATTGCGAGCAATTCCCAATGACGGTTCCTTCCGTTATCTGGCATAAGCAAGTGGGCATATTAAAATCGAATACCTCAAATTAA
- a CDS encoding glycoside hydrolase family 2 TIM barrel-domain containing protein: MKFIRKNLIPFSLFTMMSTACLHQTALAQTGNPAIVKDAKTSDNTSPRISKVINEHWTFNYFPDTKADKGGFENPSFNDSKWPSVAVPHTWSTYETTGEVHPFIRNPSDKDNDYWWKGWGWYRKHFTIPVSQKGKRIFIEFDGVQKYSKVYINGKYLGDHKGGYGTFDFDLTDYIKFGEDNLLAVTVNNNLLDSYSIPPMRAGNFDVYGGIYRDTRLVIKSPVYIPMQGSASHEGGTFITTPKVNEKEGIVRVQTYVKNSLSQPKTCVVKTTIADATGSVVQVLTKTVTIPADSLQKIDQLSTAIKQPKLWSPETPYLYKVYSEVYDNNTLMDKMESPLGFRWFHWDYKQNFLYVNGKKVVIHGGNRHQEYPWLGDALPKWITEMDYRDMAENLNYNFMRTAHYPNDPLVYHLTDKFGIVIDEELPNIKNQEFNKEVQQQNLKEMIRRDRNHPSIMLWSMGNETNHAADSKWTLTEDTTRIITARRVLDNSQGDYAPHSDENLGIESLLRCTIRGWYNKDVKDLEPKDSQHAGTEEHQHEMLIQSGRLGTGNLCTWLYEDHGADREYLNSPLKHINPKGYVDLYRQPKYAYYLWQANYAKKPMVFIMPHFWRSQYLGQKKDITVDANADKVELFVNGVSQGVKHTNPGNYYSVVFKNVEVKNGELKAVAYKNGESVATSVKMAEAPAKIVLKTSHSNIKAAKNSVAIIVADITDKNGVHVYGATNPLKWSVKGPAKLVGPENYTTDINKHEEMDGIMYTDAPVANVIRSTGEKGDITITVQSPNLSSGTITIKAEELNDGIAEILEPALSNGGREKVVQNPEYASSGTTFPEVIKETVDELDMPGKKKEEYQAFIEKYMLDRNKAVDASGIEFRALVNLFASHMANNVGRLVADDYNFNIDHFNKAMYLKTQIEKTALPVAFKNSLRKHYADLYITKGVDKKLSKEEKSIRSIPVNGKMAIVSTKPVADKSINVFAKPNLDEIIKSIYPEASGMEADKLTSLKNYLADINPFIELTTTNSQIRGEEMKTKNIYTIDQDEVIWLPDYSTVTLKKLAEPKAPKIKEVKEKKEKKEKIKK, translated from the coding sequence ATGAAGTTTATTAGAAAGAACCTAATCCCGTTTTCCCTGTTTACAATGATGTCAACAGCTTGTTTGCATCAGACAGCACTGGCGCAAACCGGTAATCCGGCCATTGTTAAAGATGCAAAAACTTCGGATAACACATCCCCAAGAATCTCCAAAGTGATCAATGAGCATTGGACTTTTAATTATTTTCCGGATACAAAAGCAGATAAAGGTGGTTTTGAAAATCCTTCCTTTAACGATAGTAAATGGCCTTCAGTTGCCGTTCCACATACCTGGAGTACCTATGAAACAACAGGAGAGGTGCATCCTTTTATCAGGAATCCCTCGGATAAAGACAATGATTATTGGTGGAAAGGCTGGGGATGGTACAGAAAGCATTTTACAATTCCAGTTTCGCAAAAAGGCAAACGTATATTTATTGAATTTGATGGTGTACAAAAATATTCCAAAGTATACATCAATGGTAAATACTTAGGTGATCATAAAGGTGGTTACGGAACATTTGATTTTGATCTAACCGACTATATCAAATTTGGTGAAGACAATCTGCTTGCTGTAACCGTTAACAACAATCTGCTGGATAGCTACAGCATTCCTCCAATGCGTGCCGGAAACTTTGATGTTTATGGCGGTATATATCGTGATACGAGATTAGTGATCAAATCACCAGTTTACATTCCAATGCAAGGTTCAGCCAGTCATGAGGGTGGAACTTTTATTACCACACCAAAAGTAAACGAAAAGGAAGGAATAGTAAGGGTACAAACTTATGTTAAAAACAGCCTTTCACAGCCTAAAACCTGTGTAGTTAAAACAACAATTGCAGATGCTACCGGTAGTGTTGTGCAGGTATTAACTAAAACAGTTACCATTCCTGCTGATAGTTTGCAAAAGATAGACCAGTTGAGTACTGCCATCAAACAGCCTAAACTATGGTCGCCCGAAACCCCTTACTTATACAAAGTATATTCAGAAGTTTATGATAACAATACGCTTATGGATAAAATGGAAAGCCCCTTGGGTTTCCGCTGGTTTCATTGGGACTACAAACAAAACTTCCTATATGTAAATGGTAAAAAGGTAGTTATTCATGGAGGAAACAGACATCAGGAATATCCATGGTTAGGTGATGCACTTCCAAAATGGATTACAGAAATGGATTATCGTGATATGGCAGAGAACCTGAATTATAACTTCATGCGTACCGCTCACTATCCCAATGACCCATTGGTATACCACCTGACCGATAAATTTGGAATCGTCATAGATGAAGAGTTGCCAAATATCAAAAATCAGGAGTTTAATAAAGAAGTTCAGCAGCAGAATCTAAAGGAAATGATCCGTCGTGATCGCAATCACCCAAGTATCATGCTTTGGAGTATGGGTAATGAGACCAACCACGCTGCAGATTCAAAATGGACCCTAACCGAAGATACCACCAGAATTATAACGGCCAGAAGGGTACTGGATAATTCTCAAGGCGATTATGCACCCCATTCAGATGAAAATCTGGGCATAGAAAGTTTACTGCGCTGTACAATTCGAGGCTGGTACAATAAAGATGTTAAAGATCTGGAACCAAAAGATAGTCAACATGCCGGAACAGAAGAACATCAGCATGAAATGTTGATCCAAAGCGGACGTCTGGGAACCGGAAACCTATGTACCTGGTTGTACGAAGATCACGGAGCAGATAGAGAATATCTGAATTCACCATTGAAGCATATTAACCCTAAAGGTTATGTTGATTTATACCGCCAGCCAAAGTATGCCTATTATTTATGGCAGGCCAATTATGCCAAAAAGCCTATGGTATTTATCATGCCGCATTTTTGGCGTAGTCAATACCTTGGACAGAAGAAGGACATTACTGTGGATGCCAATGCCGATAAGGTAGAATTATTTGTGAATGGAGTTAGTCAGGGTGTAAAACATACCAATCCCGGAAACTATTATTCAGTTGTATTCAAAAATGTAGAAGTTAAAAATGGCGAACTTAAGGCAGTTGCTTACAAGAACGGCGAATCGGTTGCCACATCGGTAAAAATGGCCGAAGCACCAGCAAAGATTGTCTTAAAAACTTCACATAGCAATATCAAAGCCGCAAAGAATAGTGTAGCCATCATCGTTGCAGATATTACAGATAAAAATGGAGTACACGTTTATGGTGCAACAAATCCATTGAAATGGTCAGTTAAAGGACCTGCTAAACTTGTAGGCCCTGAAAACTACACGACAGATATCAATAAGCACGAAGAGATGGATGGTATCATGTATACCGATGCTCCTGTTGCCAATGTAATCCGTTCAACAGGAGAAAAAGGAGATATCACCATCACTGTTCAGTCGCCAAACCTTAGCTCCGGAACAATTACCATTAAAGCAGAAGAACTGAATGATGGCATAGCAGAAATATTGGAGCCAGCATTAAGCAATGGTGGAAGAGAGAAAGTGGTCCAAAATCCAGAATATGCATCATCGGGAACAACATTCCCTGAGGTGATTAAGGAAACGGTTGATGAGTTGGATATGCCTGGTAAAAAGAAAGAAGAATACCAGGCGTTTATTGAAAAATATATGCTGGACAGGAATAAAGCTGTTGATGCATCTGGTATAGAATTCCGTGCACTGGTAAATCTGTTTGCATCTCATATGGCTAATAATGTAGGTCGTTTAGTAGCTGATGATTACAATTTCAATATAGATCACTTTAATAAAGCAATGTATCTTAAAACGCAAATCGAAAAAACAGCCTTGCCTGTAGCCTTTAAAAATAGTTTGCGTAAGCACTATGCAGACCTATATATTACTAAGGGGGTAGATAAAAAGCTAAGCAAAGAAGAAAAAAGTATCCGTTCCATACCAGTTAATGGAAAAATGGCTATTGTATCCACTAAGCCAGTTGCAGATAAAAGCATCAATGTATTTGCAAAGCCAAATCTAGATGAAATTATCAAATCAATTTACCCTGAAGCATCTGGAATGGAAGCGGATAAATTAACCAGCCTCAAAAATTACCTGGCAGATATTAATCCATTTATCGAACTGACCACTACAAATAGCCAGATCAGAGGTGAGGAAATGAAAACAAAGAACATTTATACAATTGATCAGGACGAAGTCATCTGGCTGCCGGATTATTCAACAGTCACTTTAAAAAAACTCGCTGAACCAAAAGCACCAAAAATAAAAGAGGTAAAAGAAAAGAAAGAGAAAAAAGAAAAGATCAAGAAATGA
- a CDS encoding glycosyl hydrolase family 28 protein, translated as MINKLKNFVHVSLVVICMAAGSISRASANGPIETYPLVKTAEISDVFKTNAAGQNVFTQKFKDIHYVRFAHQKLVEVTITITEQVKDWEISPKTNIKGQQMKGNVLHLVLEKPGYHVITINKKQRLFLLTDSIAKKIAVGKGNSDIVSIMSYKVDATGNNLSTAIIQKALDESAAKKKILFFPAGIYKTGSIKVSSNARIYLAGGAMIKGSEKREDYPADDNKKESDLVNDKANFTDNGEWMTFSRLLLIDNATNVKIWGDGCIDGSGSIVRALGKPANLIRIRNSKNVLIEGIELRDPACWNTHILKSENVTLRNIKMLNDRNVANTDGFDPDASVNVLIDHCFAYCSDDNIAIKTTNNGGLLQDCENITIQNSVFITKKSALKVGTETKGGFMRNITFKNNYVVEADRGMVLYCNDGATFENISFVNNYFEKGYQSSNLKSIHFQIKDRSGKGQIKNVLIKDCTIAPTFSNVSEITGLDAGHIIDGVKFKNLKVDGKICLSASQIGLKTNEFVKNVSFEE; from the coding sequence ATGATAAATAAACTGAAAAACTTTGTTCATGTTAGTTTAGTAGTCATCTGCATGGCAGCGGGAAGTATTTCCCGCGCCAGCGCAAATGGCCCTATTGAAACCTATCCCCTGGTAAAAACTGCTGAAATTAGTGATGTATTTAAGACAAATGCAGCCGGTCAAAATGTTTTTACCCAAAAATTTAAGGACATTCATTACGTACGTTTTGCTCATCAAAAACTTGTTGAAGTAACCATTACCATTACAGAGCAGGTTAAGGATTGGGAAATATCTCCAAAAACTAATATTAAAGGACAACAAATGAAAGGCAATGTCTTGCACTTAGTATTAGAAAAACCAGGGTATCATGTCATTACCATCAATAAAAAACAACGTCTGTTTCTGCTCACAGATAGTATTGCTAAAAAGATAGCTGTTGGTAAAGGGAATTCTGATATAGTAAGTATCATGAGTTATAAAGTAGATGCTACCGGTAATAACCTGTCTACAGCCATCATTCAAAAAGCATTAGATGAAAGCGCTGCAAAGAAAAAGATCTTGTTTTTCCCTGCAGGAATCTATAAAACAGGAAGTATTAAAGTAAGCAGTAATGCAAGAATTTACCTTGCCGGTGGCGCAATGATCAAAGGATCAGAAAAACGTGAAGATTATCCTGCAGATGACAATAAAAAAGAATCTGACCTTGTAAATGATAAAGCAAACTTTACTGATAATGGGGAATGGATGACTTTCTCACGGTTGTTATTGATCGATAATGCCACAAATGTAAAGATCTGGGGGGATGGCTGCATAGATGGCAGCGGAAGTATTGTACGTGCATTAGGTAAACCCGCCAACCTGATCCGGATTAGAAACTCAAAAAATGTACTAATTGAAGGTATAGAACTCCGTGATCCCGCTTGCTGGAACACCCATATCCTGAAATCAGAAAATGTAACCTTGCGAAATATTAAAATGTTAAATGATCGCAATGTTGCAAATACCGATGGTTTCGATCCTGATGCTTCTGTCAATGTATTAATAGATCATTGTTTCGCTTATTGTAGTGATGATAACATTGCGATAAAAACGACTAACAATGGCGGATTGCTACAGGACTGCGAAAACATTACCATACAAAATTCAGTATTTATCACTAAAAAATCAGCACTAAAAGTTGGTACAGAAACAAAAGGTGGGTTCATGCGTAATATCACTTTTAAAAACAACTATGTGGTAGAAGCGGATAGAGGTATGGTCTTGTATTGCAATGACGGCGCCACATTCGAGAACATAAGCTTTGTCAATAATTATTTCGAAAAGGGTTACCAGAGCAGTAACCTTAAATCCATTCATTTTCAAATAAAAGACCGTAGCGGAAAAGGACAAATAAAGAATGTTCTGATTAAAGATTGCACAATTGCACCAACTTTCTCCAATGTTTCAGAAATAACCGGTCTGGATGCCGGCCACATTATAGACGGCGTAAAGTTTAAGAATTTGAAGGTAGATGGAAAAATTTGTTTGTCGGCAAGTCAGATAGGACTTAAAACTAATGAGTTTGTTAAAAACGTAAGCTTTGAGGAATAA